The region AAAATTCATGTGGATGCAACACAAGTTCCTATTTATCCTGGCGACTTACTTGTATCTGGTTTATCCTCAGGTCATGCCATCAAAGCTGACCCTTCTAAGTTAAAACCAGGAATGCTTGTCGCAAAAGCAATGGAAGCTTGCAAACGCGACAAAGGTCATATTCTTTGTATGTTAACTTTCTCCTAAAAAGAGTGGTAAAGTATCGGCGGGTTTTTTGATAAAACCTGCCTCGATTGCTCTTTGGAATAGATAAGAAACGGCATCGTGTCCTTCTTTTCCTAATCGTTTTGTGAATTCATTTACATATAAGTTGATATGGGCTCGGATTACCGCATCTTCTTTGTTCTGCGAATTTTCACGGATGTATTCCATCATCTCTTTTGGTTCTTTATATGCATCCTGTAAGCTATTTTGTAATTCTTTTTGGAACTGGAGAGCTTTCGATCTGGGAAGGTCGCGCCTGATGGCGATGGCACCAAGTGGAATGGGATATCCAGTAGACGATTCCCACCATTCTCCAAGATCGACTACCTTCTCTAGTCCTCGTTCTTCATAAGTGAAACGTTCTTCGTGAATGATGACTCCCAAACTATCGTCTTCTACTAAAAGATTGGGAATGATTTTGTCATAACGAATTGGTGTTGGTTTGTGTGTGCCATTTGTGTAGAGAGATAAAAGTAAATTTGCCGTCGTGAGTTGGCCTGGAATGTAGAGGTTTTTGTAGTTTGTTAGGTTGGTATTTGTATTTTTCTTTCGGACAAGAAGGGGTCCACACCCTCTTCCCAAAGCAGATCCTGTTTCGAGTAAGATGTATTTGTCTATGATGTGAAAAAACGCAGCAAAGGAAAGTTTTGTAACGGGGAATTTGGCTTGGAAGGCAAACTCATTTAGATTTTCCACATCGTATAGTTCTTCTTTCACTGGATACTTTGGATTTCGGATCAAATGGTAAAAAAGAAATGTATCGTTTGGGCATGGGGAGTAAGCAAGTGAAATCATAATGCTAAAAAGTATTCCTTTGATGGTGTGATGAATAATATTCGAATCAGTAAAAAAACAAACAAAAGAAGAGAAGTTCCAAGAAAGATCTTAAAACTCAGCTTCTTGGTGACATCTTTGAGCAGTAGAGTAAACGGTAAGATCAAGGTAAACATGCGACTGAGATTGTCAAACGACCTCCAATATCCTTGTTCCGCAATCGCAATCACGAGTAAACTACCAACGATCGGTATGATGAGATTGATATTTTGATCAAATGAATTTCGAATCGCAGTAAAACAAATCGCTAGCGTTGACAGAAAGGAAACTAAAAACAGAAGTTTTGGAAATTCTTTGAGTTTGAATTGGAATTTGTCATCATCGAAAAAACTTTTGACAAACCCGAAGAATGGTCCATCTGTCATGTCTTTGAAGCTAAGAGGATTGGTTCCAAGATGGTTGGGTGTATGGAGCCAGCCATAGAAGAGAAAGCTGACAAACAAAACACCAGGTAAAGAAAAAAGAAATACCTGCTTCCAATCTTTTTTAAGGAAAGCTTGTAAGACAATCGGCGCTAAGAACAGAACACCAAGTTCTCTTGTGAAAACAGTGAAAAGGAAAAAGAGAAAGGAGAAAAAGAATCTTTTTTGTGCGTAAAAATAATAACTAATGATGGCAAGGCTTACAAAAAAAGAATCTGCAACGAGTAGCAGATTGGAATTAAGCGAATAAGGAGAGAGAAGGTAAAACATCGTAAGCCACTTTGATTCTTTGGGGAGAAGTTGAAATATACAATGTACTGATGCAGCAAAAGTTCCTAAGAGTACAATGAGTGTAATGATTGGGTAATGTTCGCTGCCAATTGTATAGGAAAGAATCCCTGTCACAAATGATAAGCCAATCCGATGGTATCGAAAGTAAAAACTATCTACAATCAAACTCCAATTATGTTCATGAAACAGATCTTTTGCGAGCAGGTAGAAGAATTGTCCATCATAACCACCAGACTTATAAATCACAAAATGGGAATCGACCAGTCCTGGATTGATCTCATAAAACCCTTCCCAGATGCCAATCAATGAAGAAAGAGAGTGATTGTAGGGTGCCGTTTTGATGTAAATGATGCCAGATACTCCCAAAAGGAAGAAAAGCAAAGTTATCCAGAGTTGCCGTAGTCTCACACTCCCATTTTGTAAAATTTAATAGAATTTGAAAGGAATTTCTCTGGAATTTTCAGAAGAATCTGACAGTTTGTATCCAAAGTTGGGGCAAATGAAAGAAGTTCTCGT is a window of Leptospira sp. WS60.C2 DNA encoding:
- a CDS encoding 1,4-dihydroxy-6-naphthoate synthase, which produces MISLAYSPCPNDTFLFYHLIRNPKYPVKEELYDVENLNEFAFQAKFPVTKLSFAAFFHIIDKYILLETGSALGRGCGPLLVRKKNTNTNLTNYKNLYIPGQLTTANLLLSLYTNGTHKPTPIRYDKIIPNLLVEDDSLGVIIHEERFTYEERGLEKVVDLGEWWESSTGYPIPLGAIAIRRDLPRSKALQFQKELQNSLQDAYKEPKEMMEYIRENSQNKEDAVIRAHINLYVNEFTKRLGKEGHDAVSYLFQRAIEAGFIKKPADTLPLFLGES
- a CDS encoding AZOBR_p60025 family cell surface glycopolymer formation protein; protein product: MLFFLLGVSGIIYIKTAPYNHSLSSLIGIWEGFYEINPGLVDSHFVIYKSGGYDGQFFYLLAKDLFHEHNWSLIVDSFYFRYHRIGLSFVTGILSYTIGSEHYPIITLIVLLGTFAASVHCIFQLLPKESKWLTMFYLLSPYSLNSNLLLVADSFFVSLAIISYYFYAQKRFFFSFLFFLFTVFTRELGVLFLAPIVLQAFLKKDWKQVFLFSLPGVLFVSFLFYGWLHTPNHLGTNPLSFKDMTDGPFFGFVKSFFDDDKFQFKLKEFPKLLFLVSFLSTLAICFTAIRNSFDQNINLIIPIVGSLLVIAIAEQGYWRSFDNLSRMFTLILPFTLLLKDVTKKLSFKIFLGTSLLLFVFLLIRILFITPSKEYFLAL